The following proteins come from a genomic window of Leguminivora glycinivorella isolate SPB_JAAS2020 chromosome 6, LegGlyc_1.1, whole genome shotgun sequence:
- the LOC125227207 gene encoding uncharacterized protein LOC125227207, with protein sequence MPPKSKRHQRVSTPTPTREDAEIAREGSFTRDDVTTLVESLQRSQTNAFRELLESVITTTRNPSSSASTPFPAEGGNFSRCKARFAGDPEESIEGFIDAIEAYKDCANVSDDNAIRGLSMLLTHAAADWWQGIKVETKSWADVLDSLRYTYGDNRAPPRIYRDLYATPQGDENTHIYVAKCRVLFAKLPRNELTEKIQLDMVYGLLHKRIRKRIKREECATFKILLQKARAVEESLNENVSNTSPSPSRLVNTSKTPPPRAAATASASAAPPLREPRAPREPRAPPPRRFDDNSDNNSAASAAKSKSYNKKCGYCKRFGHVKEECRKLIKDSSTSSDNNNNKASDVNVLRCYGCGQIGVIRANCEKCNASFCTVNCNMDSSNPGCKGTGKQTKKLSPDQHRRLSAPRSLHLES encoded by the coding sequence ATGCCGCCAAAATCAAAGAGACACCAACGTGTGTCGACGCCGACGCCGACGCGCGAGGACGCCGAGATCGCTCGCGAAGGTTCGTTCACGAGGGATGACGTCACGACGCTAGTGGAGTCGTTACAACGGTCGCAGACCAACGCCTTCAGGGAACTGCTGGAGAGTGTCATCACGACCACTAGAAACCCGTCATCATCTGCCTCGACACCGTTTCCTGCAGAAGGAGGAAATTTCTCGCGCTGCAAAGCCCGATTCGCTGGAGATCCTGAAGAGTCCATCGAAGGTTTTATCGACGCCATTGAAGCATACAAGGATTGTGCAAACGTTTCGGATGATAACGCCATCCGAGGCTTATCAATGCTGTTGACACATGCAGCCGCAGATTGGTGGCAAGGAATTAAAGTAGAAACTAAGTCATGGGCCGACGTTTTGGACAGTTTGCGCTATACCTACGGAGACAATCGAGCTCCGCCGCGCATATACCGCGACTTATATGCAACACCTCAAGGCGACGAAAACACGCATATTTATGTAGCAAAGTGCCGTGTACTATTTGCAAAATTGCCGCGCAACGAGTTAACTGAGAAAATCCAGTTAGACATGGTATACGGACTTCTACACAAGCGTATCCGCAAGCGTATCAAAAGAGAAGAGTGCGCAACATTCAAAATTCTCTTACAAAAGGCGCGCGCTGTAGAAGAATCATTGAACGAGAACGTGAGCAACACCTCGCCATCGCCAAGTCGTCTCGTCAACACATCAAAGAcaccgccgccgcgcgccgctgccACAGCGAGCGCGAGCGCCGCGCCTCCGCTCCGCGAGCCCCGCGCTCCCCGCGAGCCCCGCGCGCCTCCGCCGCGGCGTTTCGATGATAACAGTGATAACAACAGTGCCGCGTCCGCCGCGAAATCTAAGTCGTATAATAAGAAGTGCGGGTATTGTAAACGTTTCGGTCACGTAAAAGAAGAATGTCGCAAGTTAATTAAAGACTCTAGTACGTCtagtgataataataataataaggcaTCAGATGTTAATGTTTTGCGTTGTTATGGATGTGGTCAAATAGGCGTTATACGCGCAAATTGCGAAAAATGTAATGCCTCATTCTGTACTGTCAATTGCAACATGGATTCGTCCAATCCAGGGTGTAAGGGCACTGGTAAGCAGACTAAGAAGCTTTCCCCG